From Astyanax mexicanus isolate ESR-SI-001 unplaced genomic scaffold, AstMex3_surface scaffold_55, whole genome shotgun sequence, the proteins below share one genomic window:
- the LOC125797838 gene encoding uncharacterized protein LOC125797838: MTDFIQKEFQLMLGNSQHPPAQQQIPPQPTPHNQPPHSKSPHNQPPHNQPPHSKPPPTTNPPTANPPTTSPHTANPPTTSPPTINPPTINPPTTSPPHNQPPHNQPPHNQPPHNQPPHNQPPHSEHPHNQPPTTNPPTANTPTTNPPTANPPQPAPPQPTPPTTNPPTTNPPTSNPPTTDPPTTNPPTTNPRTATPHNQPPHSNPTTTTPPQPIPPTANPPTPFIPYSQPLHTLQPTPHTLHTLQPTPSHPTYPTANPHTLHTPQPTPHTLHTLQPTPPHPTYPTANPPHPTYPTANPPTPYIPHSRPPTPSPPTTNPPHNQAPHSKPPTTSSPTTNPPQPIPPHQTPPQPTTPQLTPPQPTPAQQPPTTNPPTATPPQPPPHNQPPHSNPPTPFIPYSQPLHTLQPTPHILHTPQPTPHTLQPTPPLPTYPTANPPHPTYPTANPPTPYTPTANPPHPTYPTADPPPHPTYPTDNPPTPYIPHSRPPHTLQPTPPHPTYPTANPPHPTYPQPTPTPYIPYSQPPHTLHTHSQPPTPYIPHSRPPHTLHTLQTTPPHPTYPTADPPTPYSQPPHTLHTHSQPPPHPTYPTANPPTPYIPTANPPTPNIPHSQPPHTLPTHSQPPHTQHTPQPNPPTPYIPTANPPHPTYPTANPHTLHTHSQPPHTQHTPHPTYPQPTPPTPYIPHSQPPHPTYPTANPPHPTYPTAVPPTPYIPYSQPPTPYIPYSQPPTPYIPHSQPPTPYIPHSQPPHPTYPTANPHTLHTLQPTPHTLHTPQPTPPHPTYPTANPPHPTYPTANPHTLHTLQPTPTPYIPYSQPPTPYIPYSQPPTPYIPHSQPPHPTYPTANPHTLHTLQPTPTPYIPYRQPPHPTYPTANPHTLHTPQPTPTPYIPHSQPPHPTYPTANPHTLHTLQPTPPQNTERFSRLDHLYIYI, from the coding sequence CCAACACCCTCCCGCCCAACAGCAAATCCCCCCACAACCAACCCCCCACAACCAACCCCCCCACAGCAAATCCCCCCACAACCAGCCCCCCCACAACCAACCCCCCCACAGCAAACCCCCCCCCACAACCAACCCCCCCACAGCAAATCCCCCCACAACCAGCCCCCACACAGCAAACCCCCCTACAACCAGCCCCCCCACAATCAACCCCCCCACAATCAACCCCCCCACAACCAGCCCCCCCCACAATCAACCCCCCCACAATCAACCCCCCCACAACCAGCCCCCCCACAACCAACCCCCCCACAACCAACCCCCCCACAGCGAACACCCCCACAACCAACCCCCCACAACCAACCCCCCCACAGCAAACACCCCCACAACCAACCCCCCCACAGCAAACCCCCCACAACCAGCTCCCCCACAACCAACCCCTCCCACAACCAACCCCCCCACAACCAATCCCCCCACATCAAACCCCCCCACAACTGACCCCCCCACAACTAACCCCCCCACAACCAACCCCCGCACAGCAACCCCCCACAACCAACCCCCCCACAGCAACCCCACTACAACCACCCCCCCACAACCAATCCCCCCCACAGCAAACCCCCCCACACCCTTCATACCCTACAGCCAACCACTCCACACCCTACAGCCAACCCCCCACACCCTCCACACCCTACAGCCAACCCCCTCACACCCTACATACCCCACAGCCAACCCCCACACCCTACATACCCCACAGCCAACCCCCCACACCCTACATACCCTACAGCCAACCCCCCCACACCCTACATACCCTACAGCCAACCCCCCACACCCTACATACCCTACAGCCAACCCCCCCACACCCTACATACCCCACAGCCGACCCCCCACACCCAGCCCCCCCACAACCAACCCCCCCCACAACCAAGCCCCCCACAGCAAACCCCCCACAACCAGCTCCCCCACAACCAACCCCCCACAACCAATCCCCCCACATCAAACCCCCCCACAACCGACCACCCCACAACTAACCCCCCCACAACCAACCCCCGCACAGCAACCCCCCACAACCAACCCCCCCACAGCAACCCCCCCACAACCACCCCCCCACAACCAACCCCCCCACAGCAACCCCCCCACACCCTTCATACCCTACAGCCAACCACTCCACACCCTACAGCCAACCCCCCACATCCTACATACCCCACAGCCAACCCCCCACACCCTACAGCCAACCCCCCCACTCCCTACATACCCCACAGCCAACCCCCCACACCCTACATACCCTACAGCCAACCCCCCCACACCCTACACACCCACAGCCAACCCCCCACACCCTACATACCCCACAGCCGACCCCCCCCCACACCCTACATACCCTACAGACAACCCCCCCACACCCTACATACCCCACAGCCGACCCCCCCACACCCTACAGCCAACCCCCCCACACCCTACATACCCTACAGCCAACCCCCCACACCCTACATACCCACAGCCAACCCCCACACCCTACATACCCTACAGCCAACCCCCCCACACCCTACACACCCACAGCCAACCCCCCACACCCTACATACCCCACAGCCGACCCCCCCACACCCTACATACCCTACAGACAACCCCCCCACACCCTACATACCCCACAGCCGACCCCCCCACACCCTACAGCCAACCCCCCCACACCCTACATACCCACAGCCAACCCCCCCCACACCCTACATACCCTACAGCCAACCCCCCCACACCCTACATACCCACAGCCAACCCCCCCACACCCAACATACCCCACAGCCAACCCCCCCACACCCTACCTACCCACAGCCAACCCCCCCACACCCAACATACCCCACAGCCAAACCCCCCCACACCCTACATACCCACAGCCAACCCCCCACACCCTACATACCCCACAGCCAACCCCCACACCCTACATACCCACAGCCAACCCCCCCACACCCAACATACCCCACACCCTACATACCCACAGCCAACCCCCCCCACACCCTACATACCCCACAGCCAACCCCCACACCCTACATACCCTACAGCCAACCCCCCACACCCTACATACCCCACAGCCGTACCCCCCACACCCTACATACCCTACAGCCAACCCCCCACACCCTACATACCCTACAGCCAACCCCCCACACCCTACATACCCCACAGCCAACCCCCCACACCCTACATACCCCACAGCCAACCCCCACACCCTACATACCCTACAGCCAACCCCCACACCCTACATACCCTACAGCCAACCCCCCACACCCTACATACCCCACAGCCGACCCCCCCACACCCTACATACCCTACAGCCAACCCCCCACACCCTACATACCCTACAGCCAACCCCCACACCCTACATACCCTACAGCCAACCCCCACACCCTACATACCCTACAGCCAACCCCCCACACCCTACATACCCTACAGCCAACCCCCCACACCCTACATACCCCACAGCCAACCCCCACACCCTACATACCCCACAGCCAACCCCCACACCCTACATACCCTACAGCCAACCCCCACACCCTACATACCCTACAGACAACCCCCACACCCTACATACCCTACAGCCAACCCCCACACCCTACATACCCCACAGCCAACCCCCACACCCTACATACCCCACAGCCAACCCCCACACCCTACATACCCTACAGCCAACCCCCACACCCTACATACCCTACAGCCAACCCCCCCACAGAACACAGAAAGATTCAGCAGGTTAGatcatctatatatctatatataa